A genomic stretch from Vicia villosa cultivar HV-30 ecotype Madison, WI unplaced genomic scaffold, Vvil1.0 ctg.001067F_1_1, whole genome shotgun sequence includes:
- the LOC131633057 gene encoding aspartic proteinase CDR1-like: protein MSLFSSFILIFLCLFCLIVCSHAISNSFSVELIHRDSYKSPLYNPTQTEFQKTINALHRSTNRVNYINKRISFTQNKLESFLTYDDGEYLMSYFVGTPPFKVYGILDSGSNLIWIQCKPCNICYNQTSPIFNPSKSSSYQKISCSSSRCKSREEDISCSKDKDSCEYTLDYGRGAKTQGDLILETITLQSTSGSTVSFPNIVIGCGHTNNLSYTGKSSGVVGLAIGSTSLIKQLGSSINERFSYCLIDYRNANQSSKLNFGDAAIVYGSDVVSTPIVKMIGNNQTDYYYLHLKAVSVGSKRITYSGFKLKGINASTHNIQLDSGTTVTYVPRHFYHRLESAVKKKVKLVRFHDDSGSFNLCYNTTSKQPTTKQSNFPVIIAHFSGGDVKLDPKGYFLSLYEGIECFSFFPIKSDLGIMGNTLQVNYLVGYDLKNNIVSFKPTDCSKY from the coding sequence ATGTCATTATTTTCATCTTTTATCCTTATTTTCTTGTGCCTTTTTTGCTTAATAGTTTGTTCACATGCTATAAGCAATAGTTTTAGTGTTGAACTCATTCATCGTGATTCTTATAAATCACCACTCTACAATCCTACccaaacagaattccaaaaaaCTATCAATGCTTTACATCGTTCTACCAACCGTGTCAACTATATCAATAAGAGAATTTCTTTTACTCAGAACAAACTTGAGTCATTTTTGACCTATGATGATGGTGAATATCTGATGAGTTATTTCGTAGGTACTCCACCATTTAAGGTCTATGGTATTTTGGATTCAGGTAGTAACTTAATTTGGATTCAATGTAAGCCTTGTAATATATGTTACAATCAAACTTCTCCTATTTTTAATCCTTCAAAATCTTCGAGTTACCAAAAAATttcatgttcttctagtagatgcaAATCTAGGGAAGAAGATATTTCTTGTTCTAAAGATAAAGATTCTTGTGAATATACATTAGATTATGGGCGTGGAGCAAAAACCCAAGGAGATCTTATTTTAGAGACAATTACATTACAGTCCACATCCGGATCTACTGTCTCATTTCCTAACATTGTTATAGGATGTGGACACACTAATAATTTGTCGTATACTGGAAAAAGTTCAGGTGTAGTTGGCCTTGCAATTGGGAGTACGTCACTTATAAAACAATTAGGATCTTCCATAAATGAAAGATTCTCATATTGTTTAATTGATTATAGAAATGCTAATCAATCTAGCAAGCTCAATTTTGGAGATGCTGCCATTGTTTATGGAAGTGATGTTGTTTCAACTCCTATAGTCAAAATGATAGGAAACAATCAAACTGATTATTACTATCTACATTTGAAAGCAGTTAGTGTGGGAAGTAAAAGAATAACGTACAGTGGATTTAAACTTAAAGGGATAAATGCTTCTACACATAACATCCAACTTGACTCTGGTACAACCGTAACTTATGTTCCTCGTCATTTTTACCATAGGTTAGAATCAGCGGTTAAAAAAAAGGTTAAACTTGTGCGTTTTCACGATGATAGTGGTTCGTTTAACCTTTGTTATAATACCACATCCAAACAACCCACAACTAAGCAATCAAACTTTCCGGTAATTATTGCACATTTTAGTGGAGGAGATGTTAAGTTAGATCCTAAGGGCTATTTTTTATCTTTATATGAAGGGATTGAATGCTTTTCTTTTTTCCCAATTAAAAGTGATCTCGGCATCATGGGAAACACTTTACAAGTGAACTATTTAGTTGGTTATGAcctaaaaaataatattgtatcgTTCAAACCTACCGATTGTTCTAAGTATTGA
- the LOC131633058 gene encoding aspartic proteinase CDR1-like: MAYASCSYGRDKCEYTLDYGHGTKTHGDLIMETLTLESTSGSIVSFPKIVIGCGHTNTQGFEYNGKSSGIVGLGKGPTSIIKQLGSLTDDKFSYCLIVNEFYNISNLSSKLNFGDAAVVSGGKVVSTPMVKIFGNQQKDYYYLTLKAFSVGKKRIKYKGFKREGTNASTNNIIIDSGTSVSRLPRRVFHKLESTVKKMVKLKPFPDPTDSFSLCYNTTSKKQNFPVITAHFSGADVKLDPKGVFNTILKGIECFVFRPHDDGLGIFGSLGQTNHLIGYDLKKNIVSFKPTDCTKY, from the coding sequence ATGGCATATGCTTCTTGTTCTTATGGTCGAGATAAATGTGAATATACATTAGATTATGGTCATGGAACAAAGACACATGGAGATCTTATCATGGAGACTCTTACATTGGAATCAACCTCAGGGTCTATTGTCTCATTTCCTAAAATTGTGATAGGATGTGGACACACCAATACGCAAGGTTTTGAGTATAACGGTAAAAGTTCGGGTATTGTTGGCCTTGGAAAAGGGCCCACGTCAATTATAAAGCAATTAGGATCTTTAACTGATGATAAATTTTCTTATTGTTTAATTGTAAATGAGTTTTACAATATTTCTAATTTATCTAGCAAGCTCAACTTTGGAGATGCTGCCGTTGTGTCTGGTGGTAAAGTTGTTTCAACTCCTATGGTCAAAATTTTTGGAAACCAGCAAAAAGACTATTACTATCTAACTTTGAAGGCATTCAGTGTGGGAAAAAAGAGAATCAAGTACAAAGGGTTTAAACGTGAAGGAACAAATGCTTCTACAAATAACATCATAATTGACTCTGGTACATCTGTATCTCGCCTCCCACGTCGTGTTTTTCATAAGCTGGAATCTACCGTTAAAAAAATGGTTAAGCTAAAGCCCTTTCCAGATCCAACAGATTCGTTTAGCCTTTGTTATAATACCACttctaaaaaacaaaattttcctGTAATAACTGCACATTTTAGTGGCGCAGATGTTAAGTTAGATCCAAAAGGCGTCTTTAATACTATTCTCAAGGGAATTGAATGTTTTGTTTTTCGGCCACATGATGATGGATTAGGCATATTTGGAAGCTTGGGACAAACAAACCATTTGATTGGTTATGATCTCAAAAAAAATATTGTCTCCTTCAAACCAACTGATTGTACTAAATATTAA